The genomic segment GAGCTGTCACGCGTGGAGGCGGGTCAGATCCCGATTCTGCCGCAGCCGGTCGAGGTGCGCGAGCTGGCGGACGCCGCGGCCGCCCGGATGCGTCCGCAGTTTGAAGACAAGGGGGTCGTCCTTGCCGTGGACATCCCCCGCAATCTGCCGCGGGTGCTGGCCGATCCCGATCGCATTGGCCAGGTCCTGACGAACCTGCTCGGCAATGCGCTCCAGCACACACCCGAGGGCGGCCGCGTCACGATCCAGGCGCGCCGGGAGCAGGGCATGGTGGCGATCGCCGTCGCCGACACCGGCGCAGGCATCGCCCCGGAGCACCTCCCGCATCTGTTCGACCGCTTCTATCGCGTCGATCCCTCCCGGGCGCGCCGCAGCGGCGGGAGCGGGATCGGCCTGACGATCGCCCGCCACCTAGTCGAACGCCACGGCGGCTCGATCCGGGCGGAGAGCGAAGGCCCGGGTCACGGCGCGACCTTCACCTTCACGATCCCGGCTGCCGGCTAGGACTCCCACCCCACCATCGGGGGCTGACGCGCAGGATCGTTGTCCCCGACCGGATCGGCTTTCACCGAACTTTCACAACCCCTTAAGGTGGCGTTAACCTCTTTCCCGTCGTTTCCCCATAGCCTGGGGGCGGACTCCTTGAGCCAGCGCGGGGCCACGGCGCGTGCGAGGATCGAGCATCGGGTCATGGCCTGATGCCCGGCAGCCCGTTCCGATGGTATGGTCTGGCACGGTAGATCCATGCGGATCGTCGTCCGTCCCTTTGGTTCGTACCCCGAGGCGACCGGGCTCGGCCGCCCGCCGGCGAACGTTCCCCAGGGGTCCACGGCCAGTCGCGCGTGGAGCGTCCTGCTCGGTGCGCATCCCCCGCTGCACGGTCAGCCCCGTCCCTTTGCCTTCGCCGTGAACGACGCACATGTGCCACTCGATGCCACGCTCCGCGACGGTGACGAGCTGGTGCGGGTCCCGCCGTTGAGCGGCGGCGGCTCCGGTTCCGGGAACACCATGCCACCACAAGGAGGTCCCGTCTCATGAGGACGGAGATGACCGACGGCGCTCGTTCAAAAGCGTCACCCGCTGGAGCGAAACTGAGCCGGCGGAAGCTGCTGGAACTCGGCGCGGCCGCCGGATCGTCGGTCCTGGTCGGCGGACGGCGCCCCGTCCGAGGCGTGGCTGCCGCTGCTCCCGCCCTGGCCCCTCTGCCGCCGGGCCGGGATACCGAGATCCTGCGGATGCAGGCCGACATCCGCCGGGCCCTGCAGAAGCCTGTGGAGCAGCGGAACTGGATCATGGTGATCGACGGGCGGAAGTGCGTCGGCTGTCAAGCCTGCGTGGTGGCGTGCGCCGCCGAAAACGTCCTGCCCCCGGGGGTCTCCTACCGGTCCGTGCCCGAAATCGAGTATGGGACCTATCCCAACGTGCGCCGGTACCCGATGCCGACCCAGTGCATGCAGTGCGACAAGCCGCCCTGCATGGAGGCGGCCAACGCCATCGCGCCCGGATCCATCACGAAGCGGCCGGACGGCATCGTCGCGATCGATTACACGAAGTTCCGCGGCCGCGCCGCGTTCGACGCCGCCTTCAAGGCCTGCCCGTACCGCGCCCTCTACTACGACGACGGCAGATTCTACACCCAGCCCACGCCGGCGTTCCAGCCGTACGAGGAGGCCGTCAGTCACGACTATGGCCGGCGCTGGGTGCGCGACCGGGTGCGGCGGGGTGAGCCGCCGATCGGCGGGGGGCGGAAATGCCACTTCTGCCTCCACCGGCTCAACGCCGGGCTGGTCCCGGCGTGCGTGAGCACCTGCATCGGCCGGGCCATCTACTTCGGCGACAAGAACGACCCGCAGAGCCTGGTCAACGAGGTGCTGGCGAAAAACGCCGGCAAGGTGCTGCGCATCCGCGAAAACCGCGGCACCGAGCCGCGCGTGTATTACATCTGCGACGATGTCCAGCTCAGCACGAGCGTGCACACGTAGGAGGAGGGGGGACGATGGCACAGCATGCGGCTGAACGCTCCGGGCGTCGCCTCCGCCGGCGCGACCTGCTGGCCGGCGGCGCGCTGCTGGGCACGAGCGCGCTCCTGGCGAGCCAGGCCAAGCTGGGCGAGCTGGCGGACCTGGTGCGCACCGCGGAGGCGGCGGAGCTGCCCGCAGGCGGCTACGACCTGGTGGATCCCTACAACATCCTCTACTCCGTCTGCCAGCAGTGCAACACGCAGTGCGGCATCAAGGCCAAGCTGCGAGATGGCGTCCTGGTGAAGCTCGACGGCAACCCGTTCAGCCCGTGGAATCTGGATCCCCACGTGCCGTACCGGACCTCGCCGTTCGAGACCGCGGCGCTCGACGGCCGGCTCTGCCCCAAGGGGCAGGCCAGCATCCAGATGGCCTATGACCCGTACCGGATCGTGAAGGTGCTGAAGCGCGCGGGCAAGCGGGGGGAGAACAAATGGATGACGATCCCCTTCGAGCAGGCCGTGCGCGAGATCGTCGACGGCGGCTACCTGTTCAGCCACGTCCCCGGCGAGGAGAACCGGAAGGTCGACGGGCTCAAGGAGATCTGGGCGCTGCGTGATGCGGCACTGGCCAAGGCCATGGCCGACGAGGTGAAGATCATCCAGGGCAAAAAGACGCCGGAGGAGAAAAAGGCTGCCGTCGAGGCGTTCAAGGCGAAGTTCCGCGATCAGCTCCATGTGCTGATCGATCCCGACCACCCGGACCTCGGCCCGAAGAACAACCAGCTGTTCTTCCTCTGGGGGCGTCTCAAGGGCGGCCGCGGCGAGCTGATCCGCCGTTTCACGGTCGATGCCTTTGGCTCGCGCAATGCGCACGGCCACACGACCGTCTGCCAGGGCTCACTGTACTTCACGGGCAAGGCGATGAGCGAGCAGTACGTGGACGGCAAGTGGACGGGGGGGAAGAAATTCTTCTGGCAGGCCGACCAGCAGGCTTCCGAGTTCATCATCTTCGTCGGCGTGAACCCGTTCGAGGCGAGCCAGGGGCCGACGAACCGGACGCAGCGGATCGCCCAGGCCGTCAGCGAAGGCCGTCTCAAGTATGTGGTCATCGATCCCGTCCTCAGCCGCACCGCGGGCACGATGGCCTGGAAGTGGCTGCCCAACATCCCCGGGACCGAGGCCGCCGTGGCGCTGGCCCTCGTACGCTGGATCATCGACAACCGCCGGTACGATGAGCGGTATCTGCGCAATGCGAACAAGGCCGCCGCGGCGGCGGATGGCGAGCCGACGTGGTGCAACGCCGCCTGGCTGGTGAAGATCGAGCAGGACGGGACGCCAGGGAAGTTTCTCCGTGCCTCTGAAGCGGGGATTGCGGCGAAGCAGACGCGCCCGACGAGCGACGGCAAGGGCACCTACCAGTTCGATCCCTTCGTGGTCTCGGTGGACGGCCGCCTCGTGCCGGTCGATCCGTATGACACCACCACGCCGGTCGAGGGAGACCTCCTGGTGAGCACCGAGGTCGCGGGCATCAAGGTCAAGACCGCGTTCCAGGTGCTCACCGACCAGGCGCATCAGAAAACGATGGCGCAGTGGGCGCAAATCGCCGGGCTGCCGCTCGCGGATCTCGTCGAGGTGGCGCGCGAGTTCACCAGCCACGGCAAAAAGGCGGCGGTAGACATTCACCGCGGCGTCTCCCAGCACACCAACGGCCTGTACAACTGCACGGCCTGGTTCGCGTTGCCGCTGCTGATCGGCAGCTTCGACTGGAAGGGCGGGATGGTCGCCGGGGCGACCTACGATCCCACCGGGGGCAAGCCGGGCCAGCCGTTCAATCTCGGGAAGCTGCATCCCAGCAAGACGACCGCGTTCGGCGTCAGCATCATCCGCGACGGGGACAGCTACGAGTCCAGCACCCTCTTCACACAGTATCCGGCGAAGCGGCCGTGGTATCCGCTGGCCAGCGACATCTATCAGGAAGCCATTCCTTCCGCGGGGGACGGCTATCCCTATCCGATCAAGGCCCTGTTCATCTACATGGGATCGCCCGCCTACTCACTGCCGTCCGGCCACACGAACATCGCCATCCTGGCCGATCCATCGAAGATCCCGCTGGTGGTGGCCAACGACATCATTATCGGCGAGACCTCGATGTACGCCGACTACATCTTCCCCGACTGCACGTATCTGGAGCGGTGGGAATTTGCGGGCACGCAGTTCTCCATGCCGTGGAAGGTCCAGCCGGTCCGCCAGCCGGTCATCGCGCCGCTGACGGAAACGGTGAAGGTCTTCGGCCAGGAGATGCCCGCGACGTTGGAGGCGATGCTCCTGGGGCTGGCCGAGCGCCTCGGGCTGCCGGGATTCGGGAAGAACGGCTTCGGCCCGGGGCAGGATTTCCTGCGGGGTGAGGACCTCTACCTCAGGATGGTCGCCAACCTGGCGGCCGGTGAGAAAACGGACGGCTCCGACGCCGTCCCCGACGCCGATGATCGAGAACTGGACCTCTTCATCCGATCCCGCAGGCACCTGCCGGCGACCGTGTTCGACCCCGGGCGCTGGGCGGGCACGGTGGGCGAGAGATGGTGGCGCAAGGTGGTGTACGTTCTGAACCGGGGCGGCCGGTTCGAAGATTTCGCTGCGGCCTATCAGGGAGAGCAGCTGAAAAACAAGTACGGAACCCTGATCAACCTCTACCAGGAGAAGACGGCCACGACCCGCAGCGCCATGACTGGGAAGCCCTTTCTGGGCGTGGCCAACTACACGCCGGCGCCGCGGGACCTGTTGGACCGCCCTGTCGCGGATGCCCAGTATGACCTCCGGCTCATCACCCACCGGGTGGTGTTCCACACCAAGAGCCGCACGATCAGCAACTACTGGCTCCTCAACATCCTTCCCGAGGGTGAGTTCCTGATGAATACACGGGATGCCGAGCGCCTGGGCTTGAAGACCGGTGATGTCGTAAAGGTCGTCTCCGCCACCAACCCCGAGGGCGTGTGGGACCTGCAGCACGGCCGGAAGAAACCGATGGTCGGCAAGCTCAAGGTCATCGAAGGGATCCGCCCGGGCGTCGTCAGTTTCTCGCTCGGCCACGGGCACTGGGCCTACGGCAGTCAGGACGTCGTGATCGACGGACGCGTCATCAGGGGCGATCACCGCCGCTCACATGGTCTGCACGCCAACGCCGCCATGCGCACCGATCCGGTCCTGCCCAACACCTGTCTGGCCGACCCTGTGGGCGCGAGCGCGGTCTTCTACGATACGCAGGTGCGGCTGGTCAAAGTTTGACACGATGCTGGATCGTTCCGTCGCACAGTGCCTCGAGATTCAGAAGCGATAGAGAGGAGATGTCTGTTATGCGCATCGCCGGCTTGATCACCGCCTTCGCACTGTCCATCTCCCTCGGCGCTTTCCCGATCCTGGCCCAGACACAGGCTGTCGTCGACGGCAAGATCGCCCCTGGCGAGTACGCACGCACGTACACGCACGACGCTTCGGGCATCCGGCTGGCCTGGCGGGTCAGCGGGGACATCCTGCAGCTGGCGATCCAGGCCTCCGGCGAC from the Armatimonadota bacterium genome contains:
- a CDS encoding molybdopterin-dependent oxidoreductase encodes the protein MAQHAAERSGRRLRRRDLLAGGALLGTSALLASQAKLGELADLVRTAEAAELPAGGYDLVDPYNILYSVCQQCNTQCGIKAKLRDGVLVKLDGNPFSPWNLDPHVPYRTSPFETAALDGRLCPKGQASIQMAYDPYRIVKVLKRAGKRGENKWMTIPFEQAVREIVDGGYLFSHVPGEENRKVDGLKEIWALRDAALAKAMADEVKIIQGKKTPEEKKAAVEAFKAKFRDQLHVLIDPDHPDLGPKNNQLFFLWGRLKGGRGELIRRFTVDAFGSRNAHGHTTVCQGSLYFTGKAMSEQYVDGKWTGGKKFFWQADQQASEFIIFVGVNPFEASQGPTNRTQRIAQAVSEGRLKYVVIDPVLSRTAGTMAWKWLPNIPGTEAAVALALVRWIIDNRRYDERYLRNANKAAAAADGEPTWCNAAWLVKIEQDGTPGKFLRASEAGIAAKQTRPTSDGKGTYQFDPFVVSVDGRLVPVDPYDTTTPVEGDLLVSTEVAGIKVKTAFQVLTDQAHQKTMAQWAQIAGLPLADLVEVAREFTSHGKKAAVDIHRGVSQHTNGLYNCTAWFALPLLIGSFDWKGGMVAGATYDPTGGKPGQPFNLGKLHPSKTTAFGVSIIRDGDSYESSTLFTQYPAKRPWYPLASDIYQEAIPSAGDGYPYPIKALFIYMGSPAYSLPSGHTNIAILADPSKIPLVVANDIIIGETSMYADYIFPDCTYLERWEFAGTQFSMPWKVQPVRQPVIAPLTETVKVFGQEMPATLEAMLLGLAERLGLPGFGKNGFGPGQDFLRGEDLYLRMVANLAAGEKTDGSDAVPDADDRELDLFIRSRRHLPATVFDPGRWAGTVGERWWRKVVYVLNRGGRFEDFAAAYQGEQLKNKYGTLINLYQEKTATTRSAMTGKPFLGVANYTPAPRDLLDRPVADAQYDLRLITHRVVFHTKSRTISNYWLLNILPEGEFLMNTRDAERLGLKTGDVVKVVSATNPEGVWDLQHGRKKPMVGKLKVIEGIRPGVVSFSLGHGHWAYGSQDVVIDGRVIRGDHRRSHGLHANAAMRTDPVLPNTCLADPVGASAVFYDTQVRLVKV
- a CDS encoding 4Fe-4S dicluster domain-containing protein, translated to MRTEMTDGARSKASPAGAKLSRRKLLELGAAAGSSVLVGGRRPVRGVAAAAPALAPLPPGRDTEILRMQADIRRALQKPVEQRNWIMVIDGRKCVGCQACVVACAAENVLPPGVSYRSVPEIEYGTYPNVRRYPMPTQCMQCDKPPCMEAANAIAPGSITKRPDGIVAIDYTKFRGRAAFDAAFKACPYRALYYDDGRFYTQPTPAFQPYEEAVSHDYGRRWVRDRVRRGEPPIGGGRKCHFCLHRLNAGLVPACVSTCIGRAIYFGDKNDPQSLVNEVLAKNAGKVLRIRENRGTEPRVYYICDDVQLSTSVHT